Proteins from one Neodiprion fabricii isolate iyNeoFabr1 chromosome 5, iyNeoFabr1.1, whole genome shotgun sequence genomic window:
- the LOC124184089 gene encoding xanthine dehydrogenase/oxidase-like isoform X6: protein MCLEGGCGVCIVAVNIGGNTMAVNSCLVPILICHGWEITTIEGVGNRGSGYHPVQARLAQFNGSQCGYCSPGMVMNMYSLSREKKQPTMKDIENSFGGNICRCTGYRPILDAFKSLASDANLELTQKVRDIEELCEIKVCSKTEQSCSGSCATIQKSKGIGFRHIIFDNAEFYKVPTVDGLFSIFEKYPDASYVLHGGNTAHGVYRSKKSQLYIDVNDIPDLHRVELTKIGLAFGANLTLTKAMQSFKKYSTYKGFKYLNLLADHIDLIASVPVRNIGTLAGNLMIKHQHHEFPSDIFLILETVGVQLHILENPTDKLSVNLIQFLEMDMRHKLIYSIILPPLESEYEFRSFKIMPRAQNAHAHVNAGFLFKLDEGGKVLEMPNIIIGGIRNDFLHARKTEEYLKGKNLLTNDVFQRAIQVLHNELNPDHILPDYSSEFRKILAEGLFYKIIVPGFQYVLSINPNNVDPRLRSGGMILERGLSTGKQDFDTDRNIWPLNKPLPKLEAIYQTSGEAHYINDIKTMPDEVHCAFVLTDVANGYIEHVDTTEVMKMKGVIAFYDVSDVPGKNVFIPKEAEIFYLPFNEPLFADKEVLYAGQPLGMIVASSNAIANEAVNKVKVIYTGSFEKKAIVSIEDAIASKDDSRISTPVVIPAESRGTDTKYVIKGDFVCGGQYHYTMETQTCVCLPVEDGIDVYTSTQNIDLNQIAIATCLGVPQNSINIRVKRLGGGYGAKISRAAQVACACALACHKLNRPARFVMTLESNMSSIGKRSPSYHEYEVGVDINGKIQYLNVKHWSNSGAIFNESSSPVIAYHCGNCYDTSTWTREGYEVRTDLPTNTYCRAPASTEGIALAENVMEHIARELGKDPMDIRSVNMNPADNCIMNELIEDLKVTADYNMRRKAVESFNRENRWKKKGIAMVPMKYPFTFYGQFNVLVSVYARDGTVAITHGGIECGQGINTKVAQTAAYILGIDLEMISIKPTTNLTSPNNTVTGGSWTSDSCAYATMMACKELIKRLEPIKTELHEPTWKDLVFAAHQKDVDLCARYMFAATKDDVKPYAIWGCAVGEVEVDLLTGQHVVTRVDLMVDAGISMSPEVDIGQAEGAFIMGLGYWTSEDLIYDPETGVLTNNRTWNYKPPGAKDIPIDFRISLRRNAPNPLGVLRAKATGEPSLCTSCVIMFAIRNAINAARADAGNTEKWYDLPAPITTERILLSSLTNKEQMII from the exons ATGTGCCTCGAGGGTGGCTGCGGAGTATGCATTGTGGCCGTGAATATTGGCGGCAATACAATGGCAGTCAACTCCTGTCTGGTTCCCATTCTAATCTGTCATGG GTGGGAAATTACGACGATAGAAGGCGTAGGCAACCGCGGCTCGGGGTACCACCCGGTGCAAGCAAGATTGGCCCAATTTAATGGTTCGCAATGTGGTTATTGCTCACCTGGGATGGTTATGAATATGTACAG CTTGTCGCGGGAAAAAAAACAGCCGACAATGAAGGATATTGAAAACTCGTTTGGAGGTAACATATGTAGGTGCACTGGGTACAGACCGATTCTAGATGCTTTTAAGTCACTCGCGTCAGACGCTAATTTGGAATTAACACAGAAGGTTCGAGACATTGAG GAGTTGTGTGAAATAAAGGTTTGTTCAAAAACCGAGCAAAGCTGCAGCGGTTCGTGCGCAACGATACAAAAGAGCAAAGGCATCGGGTTTCGGCACATAATATTTGACAATGCTGAGTTCTACAAAGTTCCTACCGTAGACGGgttgttttcgatttttgagaAATATCCTGACGCAAGCTACGTTCTTCACGGTGGCAATACAGCTCATG gaGTATACAGGAGTAAGAAGTCTCAGCTTTACATCGATGTGAATGATATACCTGATTTGCACCGGGTCGAGTTAACCAAGATCGGTTTGGCATTTGGCGCTAACTTAACACTGACGAAAGCCATGCAGAGTTTTAAGAAATATTCAACCTACAAGggattcaaatatttgaatctGTTAGCGGATCATATCGATCTGATCGCTAGTGTCCCCGTACGCAAC atagGCACTTTGGCTGGTAACTTGATGATAAAACATCAGCACCATGAATTCCCATCCGATATTTTTCTGATCCTCGAAACCGTTGGTGTTCAACTCCACATCC ttGAAAATCCTACAGACAAGCTGAGTGTGAATCTTATACAGTTTCTTGAAATGGATATGAGACATAAACTTATATACAGCATTATTTTACCGCCCCTCGAAAGCGAGTACGAATTCAGATCCTTCAAG ATAATGCCTAGAGCGCAGAACGCGCATGCGCACGTTAACGCtggatttcttttcaaacttgaCGAAGGTGGGAAGGTTTTAGAAATGCCAAACATTATCATCGGTGGAATCAGAAATGATTTT CTTCACGCGCGCAAAACAGAAGAATATTTGAAGGGTAAAAACTTGTTAACCAACGATGTCTTCCAGAGGGCGATCCAAGTTTTGCACAACGAACTCAACCCAGATCATATACTGCCCGATTATTCTTCCGAGTTTCGGAAAATATTGGCTGAAGGTTTATTCTACAAA ATAATCGTTCCCGGGTTTCAGTATGTTTTAAGCATAAACCCGAACAATGTTGACCCAAGACTGCGAAGCGGGGGAATGATTTTAGAACGAGGGTTATCAACGGGCAAGCAGGATTTTGATACGGATAGAAATATATGGCCCCTGAATAAGCCACTGCCGAAACTTGAGGCCATATATCAAACATCAGGCGAGGCTCACTATATTAACGACATCAAGACAATGCCAGACGAAGTACATTGTGCCTTTGTACTGACTGACGTTGCGAATGGGTACATCGAGCACGTCGACACAACGGAGGTTATG aaaatgaaaggtGTTATTGCCTTTTATGACGTATCGGATGTGCCGGGAAAAAACGTATTCATACCAAAAGAAGCAGAGATATTTTATCTGCCCTTCAATGAACCC TTGTTTGCGGATAAGGAAGTTCTGTACGCCGGTCAACCGCTTGGGATGATAGTTGCATCGAGTAACGCAATTGCTAACGAAGCCGTGAACAAAGTAAAAGTAATTTATACCGggtcatttgaaaaaaaggcaATCGTCTCCATCGAAGATGCAATTGCCTCGAAAGATGACAGCCGAATATCTACTCCGGTCGTTATACCAGCTGAAAGTAGAG GAACTGACACTAAATACGTGATCAAGGGGGATTTCGTCTGCGGCGGACAATATCACTATACAATGGAGACTCAGACTTGTGTCTGCTTGCCCGTCGAAGATGGTATAGACGTATACACGTCGACACAAAATATTGACCTCAATCAAATTGCTATTGCGACATGCCTGGGTGTACCGCAAAACAG CATCAACATACGCGTAAAGCGATTAGGCGGTGGCTACGGGGCTAAGATATCGCGTGCAGCCCAGGTAGCTTGCGCATGTGCCCTGGCTTGCCACAAATTAAACCGACCGGCCAGATTCGTGATGACACTCGAGAGTAACATGAGCTCGATTGGGAAACGATCTCCGTCGTATCACGAGTACGAGGTCGGCGTTGACATTAACGGGAAGATACAGTATCTAAACGTAAAACACTGGTCCAATTCCGGtgcaattttcaacgaatcttcAAGTCCCGTAATAGCTTATCACTGTGGTAACTGTTACGACACAAGTACATGGACCCGCGAGGGATATGAGGTCAGAACCGACCTACCTACAAACACCTACTGCCGCGCGCCGG CCTCCACGGAGGGTATAGCCCTGGCTGAGAATGTAATGGAACATATTGCTAGGGAGCTTGGTAAAGACCCCATGGATATTCGAAGTGTAAACATGAACCCGGCCGACAATTGCATTATGAACGAACTTATCGAGGACTTGAAAGTAACTGCCGACTATAACATGAGAAGGAAGGCCGTGGAGAGTTTCAATCGT GAGAAtcgatggaagaaaaaaggtATTGCTATGGTACCTATGAAGTACCCGTTCACATTCTACGGACAATTTAATGTCCTGGTGTCTGTTTATGCTCGTGATGGAACAGTAGCAATTACTCACGGGGGTATCGAATGTGGTCAAGGAATCAATACAAAG GTTGCTCAAACGGCTGCCTATATTCTTGGCATTGATTTGGAGATGATTTCGATAAAGCCAACCACCAATCTGACATCACCTAATAATACTGTGACTGGAGGCAGCTGGACCAGCGATTCCTGTGCATAC GCTACGATGATGGCGTGCAAAGAGCTAATCAAGAGGTTGGAACCAATTAAAACAGAATTGCATGAACCAACGTGGAAAGATCTGGTGTTCGCGGCTCATCAGAAGGACGTTGATTTATGTGCACGGTACAT GTTCGCCGCAACGAAGGATGACGTGAAACCTTACGCTATCTGGGGATGCGCTGTAGGTGAGGTAGAAGTGGATTTGCTTACTGGCCAGCACGTCGTAACCAGAGTTGACCTAATGGTAGACGCAGGCATCAGCATGAGTCCGGAGGTGGATATTGGACAAGCTGAAGGCGCTTTTATCATGGGTCTTGGATATTGGACCAGTGAGGATTTAATATACGACCCAGAGACAGGAGTTCTGACGAACAATAGAACTTGG AATTACAAACCACCCGGAGCCAAGGATATACCTATTGATTTTCGCATCTCACTTCGCAGAAATGCTCCGAATCCACTTGGAGTTCTGAGGGCTAAAG CTACCGGTGAGCCGTCATTGTGTACGAGCTGTGTAATTATGTTTGCGATTCGTAACGCCATAAACGCTG